From a single Vanessa atalanta chromosome 26, ilVanAtal1.2, whole genome shotgun sequence genomic region:
- the LOC125073903 gene encoding uncharacterized protein LOC125073903 isoform X3, with amino-acid sequence MHASHENPLKQGLQPKTQFEKPREMSSLPNQPPPMPVQPTYSNMPFYMSPVQTTHVNYDKQGPPSTNPLQQVPFYQQNITNYPYQQPDTQNQWSKQVITSYPDKSHLSVNNALNVTDAQFHLNQDQKGVMGDNAYNLGVPREVIRRSDKSTFGTSKDNMDFRGQDHDKLDEKSFHSLRFKEQEDKYRPQVSPSRTHDRYQNRSIRKQDARRLNDFGNSKYSSRFDRPIPRDRSPPHNRLPPRNQSPPRNRSPPRNRSPPRNRSPPRNRLHPRSRSPLRNRSPPRDRFRRRENREQPINHPQNPHIYYDHQQHESYDNYGDTQNFNQQHHNFDEFEQNNRQGMKRQRNLGTKRPNPNRFETYSNDPNNSTFSKSNINIFGQKGTNAGFAMKGKKRDASFHGPPAKLPRFNKGRKSFDPPSAPFADANSIPPAEEPSLTIEGKLMKYGNWRRNAAKFLACEVVANARVGKIKNFNILLRNLKKCIASRIDVIVGDEVVNSLKDMVDRYRMKFNHDDDVGFYKAVLEKMKRDQDQSSGQPDAMTQFIPSTSTKYLPPAVRQKAKNARNRVRTRKTTSALADEPIQDFYEPGDGLDDPSNEPIEQTSGKLPKYPNANKQEYKDQKKIQKLEFETEDLYDMDKLLQSALDYEMAELCNVFVSACDESKGKNEETMHEKLTKRVVKDFKKVVKVHATRRVLNITSNLIVRLFVSPKSTKRAVLETFLKSHGAVTLKKSEKNKMYLATCGSYESYDKLVALGSTKIGNAVLTLKPLHLVGPPIKKNIRSQQFAVSNVIGSNELKSPITEVTASDDDLADSCNESIINKDKHNVSLGDQDVVIVEAKTDVVVIEDNDRNQKSNEKSAVHTEIADVKSNSNDDNDDDNDSNNKDVIIDDETKHKTIHSESADVESKTNDDAPNNGTSLDNECQSTCNVEGNEKQDINATPTDENKLAEDILESVDVAEDDLEDF; translated from the exons ATGCATGCTTCACATGAAAATCCACTGAAGCAAGGATTGCAACCGAAAACACAATTTGAAAAACCAAGGGAAATGTCATCGTTGCCAAACCAACCGCCACCAATGCCCGTACAACCAACCTATAGCAATATGCCGTTTTATATGTCACCAGTTCAG ACTACCCATGTAAATTACGACAAGCAGGGACCACCATCAACGAATCCACTGCAACAGGTTCCgttttatcaacaaaatattacaaattatccaTATCAACAACCCGATACTCAAAATCAATGGAGTAAACAAGTGATAACGTCATATCCTGACAAGTCACATCTCTCTGTTAATAATGCATTGAATGTGACTGACGCtcaatttcatctaaatcaagATCAAAAAGGGGTTATGGGAGACAATGCCTATAACCTCGGTGTACCCCGAGAAGTTATTAGGCGTTCTGATAAAAGTACATTCGGAACATCTAAAGATAATATGGACTTTCGCGGTCAAGATCATGACAAATTGGATGAGAAAAGTTTTCACTCTTTGAGATTTAAGGAGCAAGAAGACAAATACAGACCACAGGTGTCTCCTTCGAGGACTCATGATAGATACCAAAATAGATCTATACGTAAGCAAGACGCAAGGCGCCTGAATGACTTTGGCAATTCAAAATATTCCTCTCGTTTCGATAGACCAATACCACGCGATCGATCACCTCCACATAATCGATTACCTCCACGGAATCAATCACCTCCACGGAATAGATCACCTCCAAGGAATAGATCACCTCCAAGGAATAGATCACCTCCACGGAATAGATTACATCCACGTAGTCGATCACCTCTTCGTAATCGATCGCCTCCTCGTGATCGATTTCGTAGACGTGAAAATCGTGAACAACCAATTAATCATCCGCAAAATCCTCATATTTATTATGATCATCAGCAGCATGAAAGTTATGATAATTATGGAGACACCCAAAATTTCAATCAACAACATCATAATTTCGACgaatttgaacaaaataatagaCAAGGTATGAAGAGGCAAAGAAATCTTGGCACAAAGAGACCAAACCCTAACCGCTTCGAGACGTACAGCAACGACCCAAATAATTCTACTTTTAGCAAATCGAATATTAATATCTTTGGTCAAAAGGGAACCAATGCAGGTTTTGCTATGAAAGGCAAAAAACGTGATGCGAGCTTTCACGGTCCACCTGCAAAACTTCCGAGATTTAATAAAGGCCGAAAAAGTTTCGATCCCCCTTCTGCTCCATTTGCTGACGCGAACTCAATTCCTCCTGCAGAGGAACCTTCATTAACGATTGAAGGAAAGCTAATGAAATATGGCAATTGGCGTAGAAACGCTGCCAAGTTTCTGGCCTGTGAAGTTGTTGCGAATGCCAGAgttggtaaaattaaaaattttaacattttgctacgtaatttaaaaaaatgtatagcgTCGAGAATTGATGTTATTGTTGGGGATGAAGTTGTGAACTCGTTGAAAGATATGGTAGATCGATATCGCATGAAATTCAACCACGACGATGATGTCGGATTTTACAAGGCTGTTTTGGAGAAAATGAAACGTGATCAGGACCAGTCCTCTGGGCAACCAG ACGCAATGACTCAATTCATACCAAGTACTTCGACAAAGTATTTACCTCCAGCCGTCAGACAAAAAGCTAAAAATGCAAGAAATAGAGTTAGAACTCGTAAAACAACAAGCGCTTTAGCCGATGAACCGATTCAAG ATTTCTATGAACCAGGAGACGGATTAGATGATCCATCAAATGAACCCATTGAACAAACATCTGGGAAATTACCGAAGTACCCAAATGCAA ATAAACAGGAGTATAAAG atcaaaagaaaatacaaaaattagaaTTTGAAACAGAAGATCTATATGATATGGACAAACTTCTCCAGAGCGCTCTGGACTATGAAATGGCTGAACTGTGTAACGTG tttgtgAGTGCTTGCGATGAATCAAAAGGTAAAAATGAAGAGACAATGCATGAAAAACTTACTAAGAGGGTTGTTAAGGATTTCAAaaag GTTGTAAAGGTCCATGCAACAAGGCGCGTGTTGAATATAACAAGTAATCTGATCGTGCGTTTATTCGTTTCACCGAAATCAACTAAGCGTGCCGTCTTGGAAACTTTCCTCAAAAGTCATGGAGCCGTCACCTTGAAGAAatcggaaaaaaataaaatgtacttggCCACTTGCGGCAGTTATGAAAGCTATGATAAGTTAGTGGCGTTAGGATCGACTAAGATAG gtaaCGCTGTTCTGACTCTTAAGCCTCTGCATCTTGTTGGACCTCCTATTAAGAAGAATATCAGATCTCAACAGTTTGCCGTCTCAAATGTTATTGGTAGTAATGAATTAAAATCTCCAATAACAGAGGTTACTGCCAGTGATGACGATCTCGCTGATAGTTGTAATGAATCcatcataaataaagataaacataacGTAAGCCTAGGCGATCAAGATGTAGTCATAGTTGAGGCTAAAACCGACGTTGTAGTTATTGAGGACAATGATCGTAATcaaaaaagtaatgaaaaatCCGCTGTCCACACTGAGATTGCAGATGTTAAATCGAATTctaatgatgataatgatgatgataatgattcaAATAATAAAGATGTAATTATTGATGATGAAACTAAACATAAGACTATACATTCTGAAAGTGCAGACGTTGAATCGAAAACTAACGATGACGCTCCGAATAATGGGACTTCTTTAGATAACGAATGTCAATCAACATGTAATGTTGAAGGTAATGAAAAGCAAGATATAAATGCAACGCCTACAGATGAAAATAAACTCGCTGAAGACATTTTGGAATCTGTCGATGTAGCAGAAGATGACTTGGAAGACTTTTAA
- the LOC125073903 gene encoding uncharacterized protein LOC125073903 isoform X2 — MLLTIHNLPSHVGYSDIKSLIKEKCGLRELILDNLVNEGKTKRVTVGLADEGDAVLLVRKLNGLHLNGLQLYVEDLRQKKQLEQPYRPMHASHENPLKQGLQPKTQFEKPREMSSLPNQPPPMPVQPTYSNMPFYMSPVQTTHVNYDKQGPPSTNPLQQVPFYQQNITNYPYQQPDTQNQWSKQVITSYPDKSHLSVNNALNVTDAQFHLNQDQKGVMGDNAYNLGVPREVIRRSDKSTFGTSKDNMDFRGQDHDKLDEKSFHSLRFKEQEDKYRPQVSPSRTHDRYQNRSIRKQDARRLNDFGNSKYSSRFDRPIPRDRSPPHNRLPPRNQSPPRNRSPPRNRSHPRSRSPLRNRSPPRDRFRRRENREQPINHPQNPHIYYDHQQHESYDNYGDTQNFNQQHHNFDEFEQNNRQGMKRQRNLGTKRPNPNRFETYSNDPNNSTFSKSNINIFGQKGTNAGFAMKGKKRDASFHGPPAKLPRFNKGRKSFDPPSAPFADANSIPPAEEPSLTIEGKLMKYGNWRRNAAKFLACEVVANARVGKIKNFNILLRNLKKCIASRIDVIVGDEVVNSLKDMVDRYRMKFNHDDDVGFYKAVLEKMKRDQDQSSGQPDAMTQFIPSTSTKYLPPAVRQKAKNARNRVRTRKTTSALADEPIQDFYEPGDGLDDPSNEPIEQTSGKLPKYPNANKQEYKDQKKIQKLEFETEDLYDMDKLLQSALDYEMAELCNVFVSACDESKGKNEETMHEKLTKRVVKDFKKVVKVHATRRVLNITSNLIVRLFVSPKSTKRAVLETFLKSHGAVTLKKSEKNKMYLATCGSYESYDKLVALGSTKIGNAVLTLKPLHLVGPPIKKNIRSQQFAVSNVIGSNELKSPITEVTASDDDLADSCNESIINKDKHNVSLGDQDVVIVEAKTDVVVIEDNDRNQKSNEKSAVHTEIADVKSNSNDDNDDDNDSNNKDVIIDDETKHKTIHSESADVESKTNDDAPNNGTSLDNECQSTCNVEGNEKQDINATPTDENKLAEDILESVDVAEDDLEDF; from the exons ATGCTTTTGACCATACATAATTTACCTTCCCAT GTAGGCTATTCCgacataaaaagtttaataaaagaaaaatgcgGCTTAAGAGAACTTATATTGGATAATCTCGTCAATGAAGGCAAAACCAAGCGTGTTACTGTCGGATTAGCTGACGAAGGAGACGCTGTTTTACTAGTTAGAAAATTAAATGGCTTACATTTAAATGGTCTTCAGCTTTATGTTGAAGACCTTCGTCAAAAGAag CAATTGGAGCAACCATATCGACCAATGCATGCTTCACATGAAAATCCACTGAAGCAAGGATTGCAACCGAAAACACAATTTGAAAAACCAAGGGAAATGTCATCGTTGCCAAACCAACCGCCACCAATGCCCGTACAACCAACCTATAGCAATATGCCGTTTTATATGTCACCAGTTCAG ACTACCCATGTAAATTACGACAAGCAGGGACCACCATCAACGAATCCACTGCAACAGGTTCCgttttatcaacaaaatattacaaattatccaTATCAACAACCCGATACTCAAAATCAATGGAGTAAACAAGTGATAACGTCATATCCTGACAAGTCACATCTCTCTGTTAATAATGCATTGAATGTGACTGACGCtcaatttcatctaaatcaagATCAAAAAGGGGTTATGGGAGACAATGCCTATAACCTCGGTGTACCCCGAGAAGTTATTAGGCGTTCTGATAAAAGTACATTCGGAACATCTAAAGATAATATGGACTTTCGCGGTCAAGATCATGACAAATTGGATGAGAAAAGTTTTCACTCTTTGAGATTTAAGGAGCAAGAAGACAAATACAGACCACAGGTGTCTCCTTCGAGGACTCATGATAGATACCAAAATAGATCTATACGTAAGCAAGACGCAAGGCGCCTGAATGACTTTGGCAATTCAAAATATTCCTCTCGTTTCGATAGACCAATACCACGCGATCGATCACCTCCACATAATCGATTACCTCCACGGAATCAATCACCTCCACGGAATAGATCACCTCCAAGGAATAGATC ACATCCACGTAGTCGATCACCTCTTCGTAATCGATCGCCTCCTCGTGATCGATTTCGTAGACGTGAAAATCGTGAACAACCAATTAATCATCCGCAAAATCCTCATATTTATTATGATCATCAGCAGCATGAAAGTTATGATAATTATGGAGACACCCAAAATTTCAATCAACAACATCATAATTTCGACgaatttgaacaaaataatagaCAAGGTATGAAGAGGCAAAGAAATCTTGGCACAAAGAGACCAAACCCTAACCGCTTCGAGACGTACAGCAACGACCCAAATAATTCTACTTTTAGCAAATCGAATATTAATATCTTTGGTCAAAAGGGAACCAATGCAGGTTTTGCTATGAAAGGCAAAAAACGTGATGCGAGCTTTCACGGTCCACCTGCAAAACTTCCGAGATTTAATAAAGGCCGAAAAAGTTTCGATCCCCCTTCTGCTCCATTTGCTGACGCGAACTCAATTCCTCCTGCAGAGGAACCTTCATTAACGATTGAAGGAAAGCTAATGAAATATGGCAATTGGCGTAGAAACGCTGCCAAGTTTCTGGCCTGTGAAGTTGTTGCGAATGCCAGAgttggtaaaattaaaaattttaacattttgctacgtaatttaaaaaaatgtatagcgTCGAGAATTGATGTTATTGTTGGGGATGAAGTTGTGAACTCGTTGAAAGATATGGTAGATCGATATCGCATGAAATTCAACCACGACGATGATGTCGGATTTTACAAGGCTGTTTTGGAGAAAATGAAACGTGATCAGGACCAGTCCTCTGGGCAACCAG ACGCAATGACTCAATTCATACCAAGTACTTCGACAAAGTATTTACCTCCAGCCGTCAGACAAAAAGCTAAAAATGCAAGAAATAGAGTTAGAACTCGTAAAACAACAAGCGCTTTAGCCGATGAACCGATTCAAG ATTTCTATGAACCAGGAGACGGATTAGATGATCCATCAAATGAACCCATTGAACAAACATCTGGGAAATTACCGAAGTACCCAAATGCAA ATAAACAGGAGTATAAAG atcaaaagaaaatacaaaaattagaaTTTGAAACAGAAGATCTATATGATATGGACAAACTTCTCCAGAGCGCTCTGGACTATGAAATGGCTGAACTGTGTAACGTG tttgtgAGTGCTTGCGATGAATCAAAAGGTAAAAATGAAGAGACAATGCATGAAAAACTTACTAAGAGGGTTGTTAAGGATTTCAAaaag GTTGTAAAGGTCCATGCAACAAGGCGCGTGTTGAATATAACAAGTAATCTGATCGTGCGTTTATTCGTTTCACCGAAATCAACTAAGCGTGCCGTCTTGGAAACTTTCCTCAAAAGTCATGGAGCCGTCACCTTGAAGAAatcggaaaaaaataaaatgtacttggCCACTTGCGGCAGTTATGAAAGCTATGATAAGTTAGTGGCGTTAGGATCGACTAAGATAG gtaaCGCTGTTCTGACTCTTAAGCCTCTGCATCTTGTTGGACCTCCTATTAAGAAGAATATCAGATCTCAACAGTTTGCCGTCTCAAATGTTATTGGTAGTAATGAATTAAAATCTCCAATAACAGAGGTTACTGCCAGTGATGACGATCTCGCTGATAGTTGTAATGAATCcatcataaataaagataaacataacGTAAGCCTAGGCGATCAAGATGTAGTCATAGTTGAGGCTAAAACCGACGTTGTAGTTATTGAGGACAATGATCGTAATcaaaaaagtaatgaaaaatCCGCTGTCCACACTGAGATTGCAGATGTTAAATCGAATTctaatgatgataatgatgatgataatgattcaAATAATAAAGATGTAATTATTGATGATGAAACTAAACATAAGACTATACATTCTGAAAGTGCAGACGTTGAATCGAAAACTAACGATGACGCTCCGAATAATGGGACTTCTTTAGATAACGAATGTCAATCAACATGTAATGTTGAAGGTAATGAAAAGCAAGATATAAATGCAACGCCTACAGATGAAAATAAACTCGCTGAAGACATTTTGGAATCTGTCGATGTAGCAGAAGATGACTTGGAAGACTTTTAA
- the LOC125073903 gene encoding uncharacterized protein LOC125073903 isoform X1 yields MLLTIHNLPSHVGYSDIKSLIKEKCGLRELILDNLVNEGKTKRVTVGLADEGDAVLLVRKLNGLHLNGLQLYVEDLRQKKQLEQPYRPMHASHENPLKQGLQPKTQFEKPREMSSLPNQPPPMPVQPTYSNMPFYMSPVQTTHVNYDKQGPPSTNPLQQVPFYQQNITNYPYQQPDTQNQWSKQVITSYPDKSHLSVNNALNVTDAQFHLNQDQKGVMGDNAYNLGVPREVIRRSDKSTFGTSKDNMDFRGQDHDKLDEKSFHSLRFKEQEDKYRPQVSPSRTHDRYQNRSIRKQDARRLNDFGNSKYSSRFDRPIPRDRSPPHNRLPPRNQSPPRNRSPPRNRSPPRNRSPPRNRLHPRSRSPLRNRSPPRDRFRRRENREQPINHPQNPHIYYDHQQHESYDNYGDTQNFNQQHHNFDEFEQNNRQGMKRQRNLGTKRPNPNRFETYSNDPNNSTFSKSNINIFGQKGTNAGFAMKGKKRDASFHGPPAKLPRFNKGRKSFDPPSAPFADANSIPPAEEPSLTIEGKLMKYGNWRRNAAKFLACEVVANARVGKIKNFNILLRNLKKCIASRIDVIVGDEVVNSLKDMVDRYRMKFNHDDDVGFYKAVLEKMKRDQDQSSGQPDAMTQFIPSTSTKYLPPAVRQKAKNARNRVRTRKTTSALADEPIQDFYEPGDGLDDPSNEPIEQTSGKLPKYPNANKQEYKDQKKIQKLEFETEDLYDMDKLLQSALDYEMAELCNVFVSACDESKGKNEETMHEKLTKRVVKDFKKVVKVHATRRVLNITSNLIVRLFVSPKSTKRAVLETFLKSHGAVTLKKSEKNKMYLATCGSYESYDKLVALGSTKIGNAVLTLKPLHLVGPPIKKNIRSQQFAVSNVIGSNELKSPITEVTASDDDLADSCNESIINKDKHNVSLGDQDVVIVEAKTDVVVIEDNDRNQKSNEKSAVHTEIADVKSNSNDDNDDDNDSNNKDVIIDDETKHKTIHSESADVESKTNDDAPNNGTSLDNECQSTCNVEGNEKQDINATPTDENKLAEDILESVDVAEDDLEDF; encoded by the exons ATGCTTTTGACCATACATAATTTACCTTCCCAT GTAGGCTATTCCgacataaaaagtttaataaaagaaaaatgcgGCTTAAGAGAACTTATATTGGATAATCTCGTCAATGAAGGCAAAACCAAGCGTGTTACTGTCGGATTAGCTGACGAAGGAGACGCTGTTTTACTAGTTAGAAAATTAAATGGCTTACATTTAAATGGTCTTCAGCTTTATGTTGAAGACCTTCGTCAAAAGAag CAATTGGAGCAACCATATCGACCAATGCATGCTTCACATGAAAATCCACTGAAGCAAGGATTGCAACCGAAAACACAATTTGAAAAACCAAGGGAAATGTCATCGTTGCCAAACCAACCGCCACCAATGCCCGTACAACCAACCTATAGCAATATGCCGTTTTATATGTCACCAGTTCAG ACTACCCATGTAAATTACGACAAGCAGGGACCACCATCAACGAATCCACTGCAACAGGTTCCgttttatcaacaaaatattacaaattatccaTATCAACAACCCGATACTCAAAATCAATGGAGTAAACAAGTGATAACGTCATATCCTGACAAGTCACATCTCTCTGTTAATAATGCATTGAATGTGACTGACGCtcaatttcatctaaatcaagATCAAAAAGGGGTTATGGGAGACAATGCCTATAACCTCGGTGTACCCCGAGAAGTTATTAGGCGTTCTGATAAAAGTACATTCGGAACATCTAAAGATAATATGGACTTTCGCGGTCAAGATCATGACAAATTGGATGAGAAAAGTTTTCACTCTTTGAGATTTAAGGAGCAAGAAGACAAATACAGACCACAGGTGTCTCCTTCGAGGACTCATGATAGATACCAAAATAGATCTATACGTAAGCAAGACGCAAGGCGCCTGAATGACTTTGGCAATTCAAAATATTCCTCTCGTTTCGATAGACCAATACCACGCGATCGATCACCTCCACATAATCGATTACCTCCACGGAATCAATCACCTCCACGGAATAGATCACCTCCAAGGAATAGATCACCTCCAAGGAATAGATCACCTCCACGGAATAGATTACATCCACGTAGTCGATCACCTCTTCGTAATCGATCGCCTCCTCGTGATCGATTTCGTAGACGTGAAAATCGTGAACAACCAATTAATCATCCGCAAAATCCTCATATTTATTATGATCATCAGCAGCATGAAAGTTATGATAATTATGGAGACACCCAAAATTTCAATCAACAACATCATAATTTCGACgaatttgaacaaaataatagaCAAGGTATGAAGAGGCAAAGAAATCTTGGCACAAAGAGACCAAACCCTAACCGCTTCGAGACGTACAGCAACGACCCAAATAATTCTACTTTTAGCAAATCGAATATTAATATCTTTGGTCAAAAGGGAACCAATGCAGGTTTTGCTATGAAAGGCAAAAAACGTGATGCGAGCTTTCACGGTCCACCTGCAAAACTTCCGAGATTTAATAAAGGCCGAAAAAGTTTCGATCCCCCTTCTGCTCCATTTGCTGACGCGAACTCAATTCCTCCTGCAGAGGAACCTTCATTAACGATTGAAGGAAAGCTAATGAAATATGGCAATTGGCGTAGAAACGCTGCCAAGTTTCTGGCCTGTGAAGTTGTTGCGAATGCCAGAgttggtaaaattaaaaattttaacattttgctacgtaatttaaaaaaatgtatagcgTCGAGAATTGATGTTATTGTTGGGGATGAAGTTGTGAACTCGTTGAAAGATATGGTAGATCGATATCGCATGAAATTCAACCACGACGATGATGTCGGATTTTACAAGGCTGTTTTGGAGAAAATGAAACGTGATCAGGACCAGTCCTCTGGGCAACCAG ACGCAATGACTCAATTCATACCAAGTACTTCGACAAAGTATTTACCTCCAGCCGTCAGACAAAAAGCTAAAAATGCAAGAAATAGAGTTAGAACTCGTAAAACAACAAGCGCTTTAGCCGATGAACCGATTCAAG ATTTCTATGAACCAGGAGACGGATTAGATGATCCATCAAATGAACCCATTGAACAAACATCTGGGAAATTACCGAAGTACCCAAATGCAA ATAAACAGGAGTATAAAG atcaaaagaaaatacaaaaattagaaTTTGAAACAGAAGATCTATATGATATGGACAAACTTCTCCAGAGCGCTCTGGACTATGAAATGGCTGAACTGTGTAACGTG tttgtgAGTGCTTGCGATGAATCAAAAGGTAAAAATGAAGAGACAATGCATGAAAAACTTACTAAGAGGGTTGTTAAGGATTTCAAaaag GTTGTAAAGGTCCATGCAACAAGGCGCGTGTTGAATATAACAAGTAATCTGATCGTGCGTTTATTCGTTTCACCGAAATCAACTAAGCGTGCCGTCTTGGAAACTTTCCTCAAAAGTCATGGAGCCGTCACCTTGAAGAAatcggaaaaaaataaaatgtacttggCCACTTGCGGCAGTTATGAAAGCTATGATAAGTTAGTGGCGTTAGGATCGACTAAGATAG gtaaCGCTGTTCTGACTCTTAAGCCTCTGCATCTTGTTGGACCTCCTATTAAGAAGAATATCAGATCTCAACAGTTTGCCGTCTCAAATGTTATTGGTAGTAATGAATTAAAATCTCCAATAACAGAGGTTACTGCCAGTGATGACGATCTCGCTGATAGTTGTAATGAATCcatcataaataaagataaacataacGTAAGCCTAGGCGATCAAGATGTAGTCATAGTTGAGGCTAAAACCGACGTTGTAGTTATTGAGGACAATGATCGTAATcaaaaaagtaatgaaaaatCCGCTGTCCACACTGAGATTGCAGATGTTAAATCGAATTctaatgatgataatgatgatgataatgattcaAATAATAAAGATGTAATTATTGATGATGAAACTAAACATAAGACTATACATTCTGAAAGTGCAGACGTTGAATCGAAAACTAACGATGACGCTCCGAATAATGGGACTTCTTTAGATAACGAATGTCAATCAACATGTAATGTTGAAGGTAATGAAAAGCAAGATATAAATGCAACGCCTACAGATGAAAATAAACTCGCTGAAGACATTTTGGAATCTGTCGATGTAGCAGAAGATGACTTGGAAGACTTTTAA